Genomic segment of Deltaproteobacteria bacterium:
AAAATGGATAAGGTTATCAAGAAGTTTATCGGGATCGTCGTCAGCAACAAGATGCAGAAAACGGTTGTGGTTGAGGTTCGTTCGCGCGTCCGGGATCGTGTTTTTGGGAAATATGTGACCCACCGCGAAAAGTTCCATGCCCACGACGAAAAAGGGGAATGTCGGCAGGGG
This window contains:
- the rpsQ gene encoding 30S ribosomal protein S17, which codes for MDKVIKKFIGIVVSNKMQKTVVVEVRSRVRDRVFGKYVTHREKFHAHDEKGECRQGDQVSIAECRPLSRLKRWRVERVVAKSVGGNDLITEEVPS